TTGATTGTCCAGTGGTACCCATGCGATGAAGACAGAAAGCACCCGTCTGTGTCATGGCTTAGGATGGTGTGGAAGCATCTCTACGTACATTTTTCAGAGGATCTGACTTTATTTGATGAGATGCCGCTCATCCCCAGGACCCCACTAGAAGAAGGGCAGACATGTGTGGAGCTCATCAGACTCAGGGCTCCTTCATTAGTCATTTTAGACAACGAGTCAGAAGCACAGCTTCCAGAATTTTTAGCGGATGTGGTACAGAAGCTTGGAGGGATTGTCCTTAAAAAATTAGATGCCTCCATACAGCACccacttattaaaaaatatatccacCTGCCCTCACCGAGTGCTGTGCTGCACATCATGGAGAAGATGCCTCTGCAGAAGCTGTGTAACCAGGTTGCATCGCTGCTTCCAACGCACAAAGACGCCCTGCGTAAGTTCTTAGCCAACTTGACTGAGAGCAGtgagaaggagaagagaataaTTCAGGAGCTGACAATATTCAAGCGCATCAACCATTCATCCAGCCAGGGGCTGTCCTCCTACACCAGGCTGAAGGGCTGCAGGGTCCTGCACCCTGCGGCCACTCTCCCGGCTGGCCTGCGGCTCTCCATCTCAGTAGTGGACAGCAGCGATGAGGCCACCATCCGCCTGGCGAACTTGCTGAAGGTGGAGAAGGTCAGGACCACCAGCTGCTTGAAGCTCATCTTAAAAGACATAGAAAGTACATTTTACTCTCAAGAAGAGGTGACACACCTTGTGCTATGGGTCCTTGAGAACCTGTCCTCTCTCAAAAGTGAGAACCCAAATGTGCTTGATTGGTTAGCACCACTAAAATTTATTCAGCTCCCGCCAGGGCGGCTGGTGATGGCCAGTGAACTCTTCGATCCTGACATAGAGGTGTTGAAGGACCTCTTCTATGACGAAGAGGAAGCTTGTTTCCCACCTTCGGCCTTTACCTCCCCAGACATCCTTCACTCTTTAAGACAGATTGGCTTGAAAAATGAAGCCAGTCTCAAAGAGAAAGATGTTGTGCAAGTGGCTAAAAAAATTGAAGCCTTACAGGCCAGTTCTTGTCCAAATCAGGACACTCTCCTGAAGAAAGCCAGGACACTCTTACTGGTTTTAAATAAGAACCCTGCCCTGCTGCACTCATGTGAAGGGAAGGCGACCTTAAAGAAGATAAAATGGGTTCCAGCTTGCAAGGAAAGGCCCCCAAACTACCCAGGCTCCTTAGTCTGGAAGGGCGACCTCTGTGAGCTCTGTGCACCCCCTGACATGTGCGATGCAGCCCATGCCATCCTGGTTGGCTCGTCACTTCCCCTCGTGGAGAGCGTACATGTAAACTTGGAGAAAGCTTTAGGCATCCTCACAAAACCTGGTATCAACGCTGTCTTAAAGCACTTTAAGATCGTTGTGGATTGGTATACATCAAAGACCTTTAGTGATGAAGACTACTACCAATTCCAACATATTTTGCTTGAAATTTATGGATTCATGCATGATCATTTAAATGAAGGGAAAGATGCTTTCAGAGCCTTAAAATTTCCGTGGGTTTGGACTGGCAAAAAGTTCTGTCCTCTCGCCCAAGCTGTGATAAAACCATTCCATGATCTTGACCTTCAGCCTTATTTGCATAGTGTGCCTAAAACCATGGCAAAGTTCCACCAGCTGTTTAAGGCCTGTGGCTCAATAGAGGAGTTGACAGCAGATCATATTTCCATGGTCATTCAGAAGGTGTATCTCAAAAGTGACCAAGACCTCAGTGACCAGGAAAGCAAACAGAATCTTCATCTTATGTTGAACATTATCAGGTGGCTTTACAGCAATCAGATTCCAGCAAGCCCCAACACACCGGTTCCTATACATCATAGCAAGAACCCTTCCAAGCTCATCATGAAGCCAATTCATGAATGCTGCTACTGTGACATCAAAGTTGATGACCTGAATGACTTACTGGAAGATTCTGTGGAGCCTATCATTTTGGTGCATGAGGACATACCCATGAAAACCGCCGAGTGGCTGAAAGTCCCATGCCTCAGTACAAGACTAATCAACCCTGAGAACATGGGCTTTGAGCAGTCAGGACAACGAGAACCGCTGACGGTAAGGATCAAAAACATTCTGGAAGAGTACCCTTCGGTGTCAGATATCTTTAAAGAGCTTCTTCAAAATGCTGATGATGCAAATGCAACAGAATGCAGCTTCATGATTGACATGAGAAGAAACATGGACATCCGAGAGAATCTCCTGGACCCGGGGATGGCAGCGTGCCATGGGCCGGCTCTGTGGTCGTTCAACAACTCCCAGTTCTCGGATTCAGACTTCGTGAACATAACCAGGCTTGGGGAATCTCTGAAGAGGGCCGAAGTTGACAAGGTTGGGAAGTTTGGTCTTGGGTTCAACTCTGTGTACCACATCACTGACATCCCTGTCATTATGAGCCGAGAGTTCATGATAATGTTTGACCCGAACATCAACCACATTAGCAAGCACATTAAGGACAGGTCTAACCCTGGGATCAAAATTAACTGGAGCAAACAGCAGAAGAGACTCAGGAAGTTTCCTAATCAGTTCAAACCATTCATGAACGTGTTTGACTGTCAGTTGCCCCTGACGGTGGAGGCACCCTACAGTTATAGCGGGACTCTGTTCCGACTGTCCTTCAGAACCCAGCAGGAAGCCAAAGTGAGCGAGGTCAGCAGCACCTGCTACAACACAGCTGACATCTACTCTCTGGTGGATGAGTTTAGTCTCTGTGGACACAGACTCATCATTTTCACTCAGAATGTAACCTCCATGTACTTGAAGTACCTGAAGATTGAGGAGACCAATCCCAGCTTAGCACAGGACACaatagtcataaaaaaaaaaccatgctCCACCAAAGCACTGACCGCACCTGTCATCAGTGTTCTAAAAGAAGCTGCTAAGCTCATGAAAACTTGTGGCACCAGTAACAAAAAGCTCCCCGCCGAGGCCCCCAAGTCATCTTGCATCCTGCAGATCACAGTGGAGGAATTTCACCATGTGTTCCGAAGGATTGCGGACTTACAGTCACCACTTTTCAGAGGTCCAGAAGATGACCCGGCTGCTCTCTTTGAAATGGCTAAGGCGGGCCAATCCAAAAAGCCGTCGGATGAGTTGCCCCAGAAAACTGTGGATTGTACCACATGGCTGATCTGTACCTGCATGGACACAGGGGAGGCACTCAGGTTCTCCCTGAGTGAGAGCGGGAGAAGGTTGGGCCTGGTCCCATGTGGGGCTGTGGCGGTTCTCCTTGCTGAAGTCCAGGACCAGAAGTGGGCCGTGCGGCCACAGGCTGGAGAAGTGTTCTGCTATTTACCCCTGCGGATAAAGACGGGATTGCCAGTTCACATCAATGGGTGCTTTGCTGTTACTTCAAACAGGAAAGAGATCTGGAAGACAGACACGAAGGGGCGCTGGAACACCACCTTTATGAGGCACGTGGTCGTGAAAGCATACTTGGAGGCTCTCAGCGTGCTGCGTGAGCTAGCTGCCAGCGGGGAGCTGACGGACTACACTTACCACACTGTATGGCCTGACCCCGACCTAGTGCATGATGACTTTTCTGTCATCTGCCAAGGGTTTTATGAAGACATCGCCCATGGGAAAGGGAAGGACTTGACGAGGGTCTTCTCCGACGGGTCCATGTGGGTCTCCATGAAGAACGTGAGATTTCTGGATGACTCCATACTTAAAAGAAGAGATGTTGGTCCAGCTGCCTTCAAGATATTTTTGAAATACCTCAAGAAGACAGGGTCGAAAAACCTTTGTGCTGTTGAACTTCCTTCTTCGGTAAAGCTAGGATTTGAAGAAGCTGGCTGCAAACAGATACTGttggaaaatacattttcagaGAGACAGTTTTTTTCAGAAGTGTTTTTCCCAAATATTCAGGAAATTGAAGCAGAACTCAGAGATCCTTTAATGAATTTTGTCCTAAATGAGAAAGTTGATGAGTTCTCGGGGATCCTCCGCGTTACCCCATGTATCCCCTGCTCTTTGGAGGGGCATCCTTTGGTTTTACCATCAAGATTAATCCACCCTGAAGGACGCGTCGCTAAGTTATTTGATACTAAAGATGGACGATTTCCTTACGGTTCCACTCAGGACTATCTAAACCCTATTATTCTGATCAAACTAGTCCAGCTAGGTATGGCGAAGGATGATATTTTGTGGGACGACATGCTGGAGCGTGCAGAGTCAGTAGCTGAAATTAATAAAAGTGATCACGGCGCTGCTTGTCTACGAAGTAGCATCCTGTTAAGTCTTattgatgaaaaactgaaaataagggATCCAAGAGCAAAGGATTTTGCTGCAACGTATCAAACAATCCCCTTCCTCCCATTTCTGACGAAGCCGGCAGGTTTCTCTTTGGACTGGAAAGGCAACAGCTTTAAGCCTGAAACCATGTTTGCAGCAACTGACCTCTATATAGCTGAGCACCAGGATATAGTCTGTCTTTTGCAACCAATTCTAAATGAAAATTCTCATTCCTTCAGAGGCTGTGGGTCTGTGCCCTTGGCGGTGAAGGAGTTTCTGGGTTTGCTCCGGAAACCCACAGTTGAGCTGGTTGTGAACCAGCTGAGAGAAGTTGCAAAGTCAGTTGATGATGGGATCACATTATATCAGGAGAACATCACCAACGCTTGCTACAAATACCTCCATGAGGCGATGATGCAGAATGACAGCACCAAGACGGCAGTCACTGAAAAGCTGAAAACCTTTAGCTTCATTCTAGTTGAGAATGCATATGTCAACTCAGAAAAGGTggcttttcatttaaattttgaagCAGCCCCATACCTTTATCAGTTgcctaataaatataaaaataatttccgTGAACTTTTTGAAAGTGTGGGTGTGAGGCAGTCTTTCACTGTGGAAGATTTTGCCCTCGTTTTGGAATCCATAgctcaagaaaaagaaaccaaacaagTAACAGAAGAGAATTTTCAGCTCTGCCGGCGAATAATCAGTGAGGGGATATGGAGTCTcattagagaaaagaaacaagaattttGTGAGAAAAATTATGGCCACATATTATTGCCAGATACTAACCTTAAGCTTCTCCCTGCGAAGTCTCTGTGCTATAATGACTGCCCCTGGATAAAAGTGAAGGACAGCACTGTCAAGTACTGTCATGCAGACATACCCAGGGAAGTAGCCGTGAAACTGGGTGCAGTGCCAAAGCGGCACAAAGCCCTGGAACGGTATGCATCCAACGTGTGCTTCACGACGCTGGGCTCGGAGTTtgggcagaaagaaaaactgacCAGCAGAATTAAGAGCATCCTCAATGCCTATCcttcagaaaaggaaatgttGAAAGAGCTGCTTCAGAACGCTGATGATGCAAAAGCCACGGAGATCTGCTTTGTGTTTGACCCCAGGCAGCACCCAGTGGACAGGATATTTGATGATAAGTGGGCACCCTTGCAGGGGCCAGCACTGTGTGTGTACAACAACCAGCCTTTCACGGAGGATGACGTCAGAGGGATCCAGAACCTGGGCAGAGGCACCAAGGAAGGGAACCCTTGTAAGACCGGGCAGTATGGGGTGGGGTTCAACTCCGTATATCACATCACAGACTGCCCCTCCTTCATCTCTGGCAATGACATCCTGTGCATTTTCGACCCTCATGCCAGGTATGCACCAGGGGCCACATCTGTCAGTCCTGGACGCATGTTCAGAGACCTGGATGCGGATTTTAGAACTCAGTTCTCGGACGTCCTGGATCTTTACCTGGGAACCCACTTCAAGCTGGACAACTGCACGATGTTCCGATTCCCTCTCCGTAACGCAGAGATGGCAAAGGTTTCGGAGATCTCATCAGTTCCATCATCTGATAGGATGGTCCAGAACCTCCTGGACAAGCTGCGGTCAGATGGGGCAGAGCTGTTAATGTTTCTTAACCACATGGAAAAAATCTCTATTTGTGAAATAGACAAAGCCACGGGTGCCCTGAACGTGCTGTATTCCGTGAAGGGCAACATCACTGACGGGGACCGGCTGAAGAGGAAGCAGTTTCACGCGTCTGTCATTGACAGTGTCACAAAGAAGAGGCAGCTCCCAGACATCCCAGTGCAGCAGGTCACCTACACCATGGACACTGAGGACTCTGAGGGGAGCCTCACCACCTGGCTCATCTGTAACAGGTCTGGCTTCTCTAGCATGGACAAGGTGTCCAAGAGCGTTGTGTCAGCACACAAGAACCAGGACATCACACTCTTCCCTCGCGGGGGTGTGGCTGCCTGCATCACCCACAACTACAAGAAGCCCCACAGGGTCTTCTGCTTCCTGCCACTCTCTTTAGAGACGGGGCTCCCATTCCACGTGAACGGCCACTTTGCACTGGACTCGGCCCGCAGGAACCTGTGGCGAGATGACAACGGGGTCGGCGTGCGCAGCGACTGGAACAGCAGCCTGATGACGGCACTCATTGCGCCTGCGTATGTGGAGCTGCTGGCCCAGCTGAAGAAGCGCTACTTCCCCGGCTCCGACCCAACGCTGTCGGTCCTGCAGAGCACGCCCATCCACGTTGTCAAGGACACGCTGAAGAAGTTCCTGTCATTCTTCCCCGTCAACAGGCTGGACCTCCAGCCAGACCTGTACTGTTTGGTGAAGGCGCTGTACAGCTGCATCCACGATGACATGAAGCGCCTCCTTCCAGTGGTGCGTGCTCCCAGCATCGACGGCTCCGACCTGCACTCCGCCGTCATCATCACCTGGGTCAACATGTCCACCTCAAATAAAACCAGGCCGTTCTTTGACAATCTACTGCAGGATGAGCTACAGCACCTTAAAAACGCAGATTATAACATCACCACACGCAAAACGGTCGCAGAAAACGTCTACAGGCTGAAACACCTGCTCTTGGAGATCGGCTTCAACCTGGTTTATAACTGTGATGAGACTGCTAACCTGTACCACTGCCTTGTGGACGCCAACATCCCTGTGAGCTACGTCACCCCTGCCGATGTCCGGGCTTTCTTAATGACCTTTTCCTCCCCCGACACCAACTGCCATATTGGGAAGCTGCCCTGTCGTCTCCAGCAGACCAACCTGAagcttttccacagtttaaaacTTTTAGTCGATTATTGTTTTAAGGACACAGAAGAAAGTGAGTTTGAAGTGGAAGGCCTGCCCCTTCTCATTACCCTGGACAGTGTTTTGCAAACTTTTGATGCAAAACGTCCCAAGTTTCTAACAACATACCATGAACTGATCCCATCCCGCAAAGACCTGTTCATGAACACACTGTACTTGAAGTACAGCAATATTTTACTGAACTGCAAAGTCGCAAAAGTGTTTGACATTTCCAGCTTTGCTGACCTGCTGCCCTCTGTGCTGCCCCGCGAGTACAAGACCAAGAGCTGCACCAAGTGGAAAGACAGCTTTGCCAGTGAGTCTTGGCTGAAGAATGCCTGGCATTTCATCAGCGAGTCCATGAACGTGAAGGAGGACCAAGAGGAAACAAAGCCAGCCTTTGATGCCGTCATGGACACCCTGAGAGACTGGGCCCTGCTCCCCGGAACAAAGTTCACTGTGTCGGCCAACCAGCTTGTGGTCCCTGAGGGGGACGTCCTGCTCCCGCTGAGCCTCATGCACATCGCTGTATTCCCAAACGCCCAGACTGATAAGGTTTTTCATGCCCTCATGAAAGCTGGCTGCATTCAGCTGGCTTTGAACAAAATCTGCTCCAAAGACAGTGCATTTGTCCCTCTGTTGTCCTCTCACACGGCCAACATAGAGAGCCCCACAAGCATTTTGAAGGCTGTGCATTACATGGTCCAAACCTCAACgtttagaactgaaaaattagTGGAAAATGACTTTGAAGCACTTTTGATGTATTTCAACTGCAATTTGAATCACTTGATGTCTCAAGatgacataaaaattttaaagtcacttCCATGCTACAAATCCATCAGTGGTCGCTACATGAGCATTGCAAAGTTTGGAACATGCTACGTGCTTACAAAAAGTATTCCCTCCGCTGAAGTGGAAAAATGGACGCAATCATCGTCCTCTGCATTTCTTGAAGAAAAAATACACCTGAAAGAACTGTATGAGCTTCTGGGTTGTGTACCTGTGGATGATCTTGAGGTATATTTGAAACACCTCTTACCAAAAATTGAAAATCTCTCTTACGATGCAAAACTAGAGCATTTGATTTATCTCAAGAATAGACTGTCGAATGTTGAGGAGCTGTCTGAGATCAAGGAACAACTTTTTGAAAAGCTGGAAGGCTTATTGATAATCCACGATGCTAACAACCGACTAAAGCAAGCAAAGCATTTCTATGACAGAACTGTAAGAGTTTTTGAAGTTATGCTTCCTGAAAAATTGTTCATCCCAAAggacttctttaaaaaactggaacaaCTTATAAAACCCAAAAATCAAGTTGCATTTATGACCTCTTGGGTAGAATTCCTAAGAAACATTGGACTGAAACACATCCTTTCTCAGCAGCAGTTGTTGCAGTTTGCTAAGGAGATCAGTGTGCGAGCTAATACAGAAAACTGGTCTAAGGAAACGCTGCAGAACACGGTCGACATCCTTCTCCATCACATATTCCAGGAACGAACGGATCTGTTCGTGGGGGACTTCCTGAAAGAACTGTCTCTGATCCCCTTCTTGTGTCCAGAGCGGGCTCCCGCAGAGTTCATCCGATTTCACCCTCAATATCAGGAGGTGAACGGGACGCTCCCCCTCATCAGGTTCAGCGGTGCCCAGGTGAACCCGAAGTTCAAGCAGTGCGatgtgctgcagctgctgtggaCGTCCTGCCCCATCCTCCCAGAGAAGGCCACGCCCCTGAGCATCAGGGAGCAAGCAGGGAGTGACCTCGGCCCCCAGGAGCAGCTGGAGCAGGTTCTGAGCCTGCTGAACGTGAACCTTGACCCCCCCGTGGACAAGGTCATCAACAACTGCAGGAATGTGTGCAACATCACGACACTGGATGAAGATATGGTCAGGACTAGAGCCAAGGTCCTGAGGAGCATATACGAGTTCCTCAGCGCCGAGAAGAGGGAGTTCCGTTTCCAGCTGCGGGGTGTTGCTTTTGTGATGGTGGAAGATGGCTGGAAGCTCCTGAAGCCGGAGGAGGTGGTGATCAACCTGGAGTACGAGTCCGATTTCAAGCCGTATCTGTACAAGCTGCCCTTAGAGCTGGGCACCTTCCACCAGCTGTTCAAACATTTGGGTACTGAGGACGTCATCTCCACCAAGCAGTATGTGGAGGTGCTGAGCCGCATCTTCAAGAACTCCGAAGGGAAGCAGCTGGACCCGAACGAGATGCGCACTGTCAAGAGGGTTGTTTCTGGCCTGTTCAGGAGTCTGCAGAACGACTCCGTCAAGGTACGGGGCGACCTGGAGAACATCCGGGACCTCGCACTCTACCTGCCAAGCCAGGATGGCCGGCTGGTCAGGTCGAGCATCCTGGTGTTCGATGACGCCCCACACTACAAGAGCCGGATCCAGGGCAGCATCGGGGTGCAGATGCTGGTGGACCTCAGCCAGTGTTACTTGGGGAAGGACCACGGCTTCCACACCAAGCTCATCATGCTCTTCCCCCAGAAACTGCGTCCGCGCCTGCTGAGCAGCATCCTGGAGGAGCAGCTGGACGAGGAGACCCCCAGGGTGTGCCAGTTCGGGGCACTGTGCTCACTCCAAGGCCGGCTGCAGCTCCTGCTGTCCTCTGAGCAGTTCATCGCGGGCCTCGTCAGGATCATGAAGCATGAGAATGACAATGCCTTCCTGGCCAATGAGGAGAAGGCCATCCGCCTCTGCAAGGCCCTCCGGGAAGGGCTGAAGGTGTCCTGCTTCGAGAAGCTTCAGACCACACTACGGGTGAAAGGCTTCAACCCCATCCCCCAGAGCAGGAGCGAGACCTTTGCTTTCCTGAAGCGGTTTGGGAATGCCGTCATCCTGCTGTACATACAACACTCAGACAGTAAGGACATCAACTTCCTGCTGGCCTTGGCCATGACGCTGAAGTCGGCGACCGACAACCTGATCTCCGACACATCCTACCTAATTGCTATGCTGGGATGCAACGACATTTACAGGATCAGTGAGAAGCTTGACAGCCTAGGCGTGAAGTACGACTCTTCAGAACCATCAAAACTTGAACTGCCAATGCCTGGCACGCCAATACCTGCTGAGATTCATTACACCCTGCTCATGGACCCCATGAATGTCTTTTACCCGGGAGAGTATGTTGGGTACCTTGTCGATGCCGAAGGCGGGGACATCTACGGGTCGTACCAGCCGACGTACACGTATGCCATCATCGTACAAGAGGTCGAAAGAGAAGACGCCGACAACTCGAGCTTCCTAGGAAAGATTTATCAGATTGACATTGGCTACAGTGAATACAAAATCGTTAGCTCTCTGGATCTGTACAAGTTCTCACGGCCAGAGGAGAGCTCCCAGAGCAGAGACAGTGCCCCTTCCACCCCTACCAGCCCCACGGAGTTCCTGGCCCCCGGTCTTCGAAGCGTCCCACCCCTCTTCCCTGGGAGAGAGGGCCTCAAGACCCCATCTTCCAAGCATCATTCCCCCAAAAAGCTCAAGGCTACTT
The sequence above is drawn from the Bos javanicus breed banteng chromosome 12, ARS-OSU_banteng_1.0, whole genome shotgun sequence genome and encodes:
- the SACS gene encoding sacsin isoform X2, whose translation is MGDRWLRVTVLPGCAGCRTVAVPASWTVRDVKRRLAAETGFPASEQRLWLGGRQLSDWIKIGDLTSQNCHLFVNLQSKGLKGGGRFGQTTPPLVDFLKDILRRYPEGGQILKELIQNAEDAGATEVKFLYDETQYGTQTLWSKDMAQYQGPALYVYNNAVFTPEDWHGIQEIARSRKKDDPLKVGRFGIGFNSVYHITDVPCIFSGDQIGMLDPHQTLFGPHESGQCWNLRDDSKEISELSDQFAPFIGLFGSTKETFVKGSFPGTFFRFPLRRQPSQLSGTLYNKQKVLELFESFQADSDTVLLFLKNVQDVSLHVREADGSEKLVFRVTAREPAAPAPERPGAVEALGAALSDYCERVPSGGVTCVTYPVSIVLEDGDAQGARETSWLVCNSVGGRGLSAQLDALADELRFVPVIGIATPLPGLAEEHGAAGFSGKAFCFLPLPPGEESRTGLPVHVSGFFGLTDNRRSIKWRELDQWRDPAAVWNELLVLSVVPRAYAALILDAVARLRAGCSPGLPLSVAGVYGLWPDAAQVKLPWRPALEPLFQELFQHEVLPSLGGHWVPLEQACFSDLDEGLDYAPAVLRFLQRSGKEVVRVPAHLAAAAELMASSAGPLTQVTPAWTRQVLRKVGLGGASAPERLHLLEFVLSDQAYSELLGLELLPLQSGAFVPFSSSACDQDVIYIASDEHPRSLFPGLEGRFLLDNLKPHLLAALKEAAQTRAQQLLWGYSGRPCTQLQLLNTDRFARLIKEVMNTFWPGRELIVQWYPCDEDRKHPSVSWLRMVWKHLYVHFSEDLTLFDEMPLIPRTPLEEGQTCVELIRLRAPSLVILDNESEAQLPEFLADVVQKLGGIVLKKLDASIQHPLIKKYIHLPSPSAVLHIMEKMPLQKLCNQVASLLPTHKDALRKFLANLTESSEKEKRIIQELTIFKRINHSSSQGLSSYTRLKGCRVLHPAATLPAGLRLSISVVDSSDEATIRLANLLKVEKVRTTSCLKLILKDIESTFYSQEEVTHLVLWVLENLSSLKSENPNVLDWLAPLKFIQLPPGRLVMASELFDPDIEVLKDLFYDEEEACFPPSAFTSPDILHSLRQIGLKNEASLKEKDVVQVAKKIEALQASSCPNQDTLLKKARTLLLVLNKNPALLHSCEGKATLKKIKWVPACKERPPNYPGSLVWKGDLCELCAPPDMCDAAHAILVGSSLPLVESVHVNLEKALGILTKPGINAVLKHFKIVVDWYTSKTFSDEDYYQFQHILLEIYGFMHDHLNEGKDAFRALKFPWVWTGKKFCPLAQAVIKPFHDLDLQPYLHSVPKTMAKFHQLFKACGSIEELTADHISMVIQKVYLKSDQDLSDQESKQNLHLMLNIIRWLYSNQIPASPNTPVPIHHSKNPSKLIMKPIHECCYCDIKVDDLNDLLEDSVEPIILVHEDIPMKTAEWLKVPCLSTRLINPENMGFEQSGQREPLTVRIKNILEEYPSVSDIFKELLQNADDANATECSFMIDMRRNMDIRENLLDPGMAACHGPALWSFNNSQFSDSDFVNITRLGESLKRAEVDKVGKFGLGFNSVYHITDIPVIMSREFMIMFDPNINHISKHIKDRSNPGIKINWSKQQKRLRKFPNQFKPFMNVFDCQLPLTVEAPYSYSGTLFRLSFRTQQEAKVSEVSSTCYNTADIYSLVDEFSLCGHRLIIFTQNVTSMYLKYLKIEETNPSLAQDTIVIKKKPCSTKALTAPVISVLKEAAKLMKTCGTSNKKLPAEAPKSSCILQITVEEFHHVFRRIADLQSPLFRGPEDDPAALFEMAKAGQSKKPSDELPQKTVDCTTWLICTCMDTGEALRFSLSESGRRLGLVPCGAVAVLLAEVQDQKWAVRPQAGEVFCYLPLRIKTGLPVHINGCFAVTSNRKEIWKTDTKGRWNTTFMRHVVVKAYLEALSVLRELAASGELTDYTYHTVWPDPDLVHDDFSVICQGFYEDIAHGKGKDLTRVFSDGSMWVSMKNVRFLDDSILKRRDVGPAAFKIFLKYLKKTGSKNLCAVELPSSVKLGFEEAGCKQILLENTFSERQFFSEVFFPNIQEIEAELRDPLMNFVLNEKVDEFSGILRVTPCIPCSLEGHPLVLPSRLIHPEGRVAKLFDTKDGRFPYGSTQDYLNPIILIKLVQLGMAKDDILWDDMLERAESVAEINKSDHGAACLRSSILLSLIDEKLKIRDPRAKDFAATYQTIPFLPFLTKPAGFSLDWKGNSFKPETMFAATDLYIAEHQDIVCLLQPILNENSHSFRGCGSVPLAVKEFLGLLRKPTVELVVNQLREVAKSVDDGITLYQENITNACYKYLHEAMMQNDSTKTAVTEKLKTFSFILVENAYVNSEKVAFHLNFEAAPYLYQLPNKYKNNFRELFESVGVRQSFTVEDFALVLESIAQEKETKQVTEENFQLCRRIISEGIWSLIREKKQEFCEKNYGHILLPDTNLKLLPAKSLCYNDCPWIKVKDSTVKYCHADIPREVAVKLGAVPKRHKALERYASNVCFTTLGSEFGQKEKLTSRIKSILNAYPSEKEMLKELLQNADDAKATEICFVFDPRQHPVDRIFDDKWAPLQGPALCVYNNQPFTEDDVRGIQNLGRGTKEGNPCKTGQYGVGFNSVYHITDCPSFISGNDILCIFDPHARYAPGATSVSPGRMFRDLDADFRTQFSDVLDLYLGTHFKLDNCTMFRFPLRNAEMAKVSEISSVPSSDRMVQNLLDKLRSDGAELLMFLNHMEKISICEIDKATGALNVLYSVKGNITDGDRLKRKQFHASVIDSVTKKRQLPDIPVQQVTYTMDTEDSEGSLTTWLICNRSGFSSMDKVSKSVVSAHKNQDITLFPRGGVAACITHNYKKPHRVFCFLPLSLETGLPFHVNGHFALDSARRNLWRDDNGVGVRSDWNSSLMTALIAPAYVELLAQLKKRYFPGSDPTLSVLQSTPIHVVKDTLKKFLSFFPVNRLDLQPDLYCLVKALYSCIHDDMKRLLPVVRAPSIDGSDLHSAVIITWVNMSTSNKTRPFFDNLLQDELQHLKNADYNITTRKTVAENVYRLKHLLLEIGFNLVYNCDETANLYHCLVDANIPVSYVTPADVRAFLMTFSSPDTNCHIGKLPCRLQQTNLKLFHSLKLLVDYCFKDTEESEFEVEGLPLLITLDSVLQTFDAKRPKFLTTYHELIPSRKDLFMNTLYLKYSNILLNCKVAKVFDISSFADLLPSVLPREYKTKSCTKWKDSFASESWLKNAWHFISESMNVKEDQEETKPAFDAVMDTLRDWALLPGTKFTVSANQLVVPEGDVLLPLSLMHIAVFPNAQTDKVFHALMKAGCIQLALNKICSKDSAFVPLLSSHTANIESPTSILKAVHYMVQTSTFRTEKLVENDFEALLMYFNCNLNHLMSQDDIKILKSLPCYKSISGRYMSIAKFGTCYVLTKSIPSAEVEKWTQSSSSAFLEEKIHLKELYELLGCVPVDDLEVYLKHLLPKIENLSYDAKLEHLIYLKNRLSNVEELSEIKEQLFEKLEGLLIIHDANNRLKQAKHFYDRTVRVFEVMLPEKLFIPKDFFKKLEQLIKPKNQVAFMTSWVEFLRNIGLKHILSQQQLLQFAKEISVRANTENWSKETLQNTVDILLHHIFQERTDLFVGDFLKELSLIPFLCPERAPAEFIRFHPQYQEVNGTLPLIRFSGAQVNPKFKQCDVLQLLWTSCPILPEKATPLSIREQAGSDLGPQEQLEQVLSLLNVNLDPPVDKVINNCRNVCNITTLDEDMVRTRAKVLRSIYEFLSAEKREFRFQLRGVAFVMVEDGWKLLKPEEVVINLEYESDFKPYLYKLPLELGTFHQLFKHLGTEDVISTKQYVEVLSRIFKNSEGKQLDPNEMRTVKRVVSGLFRSLQNDSVKVRGDLENIRDLALYLPSQDGRLVRSSILVFDDAPHYKSRIQGSIGVQMLVDLSQCYLGKDHGFHTKLIMLFPQKLRPRLLSSILEEQLDEETPRVCQFGALCSLQGRLQLLLSSEQFIAGLVRIMKHENDNAFLANEEKAIRLCKALREGLKVSCFEKLQTTLRVKGFNPIPQSRSETFAFLKRFGNAVILLYIQHSDSKDINFLLALAMTLKSATDNLISDTSYLIAMLGCNDIYRISEKLDSLGVKYDSSEPSKLELPMPGTPIPAEIHYTLLMDPMNVFYPGEYVGYLVDAEGGDIYGSYQPTYTYAIIVQEVEREDADNSSFLGKIYQIDIGYSEYKIVSSLDLYKFSRPEESSQSRDSAPSTPTSPTEFLAPGLRSVPPLFPGREGLKTPSSKHHSPKKLKATSLPEILKEVTSVVEQAWKLPESERKKIIRRLYLKWHPDKNPEDHDMANEVFKHLQNEINRLEKQAFLDQNADRASRRTFPTSATRFQSEKFSFQRFYTSWNQEATSHKSERQQQNKEKGPPPAGQTYSQRFFVPPTFKTVGNPVEARRWLRQARANFSAARNDLHKNANEWVCFKCFLSAKLALIAADYAVRGKSDKDVKPTALAQKIEEYSQQLEGLTNDVHTLEAYGVDSLKTRYPDLLPFPQIPNDRFTSEVAMRVMECTACIIIKLENFIQQKV